Proteins from a genomic interval of Crassostrea angulata isolate pt1a10 chromosome 7, ASM2561291v2, whole genome shotgun sequence:
- the LOC128193027 gene encoding heat shock 70 kDa protein 12A-like isoform X1 — protein MAEQKLGSSVKERPSKCTKLLVAAIDFGTVYSGYAYSFKSEWPNVMTNKWSGGDLLTYKTPSALLLNPDQSFNSFGFDAEKRYASLTDDEILDLARLRSDDHVNQTGCYCFKRLTSGIILKFVQRVHRKTQCIAENGLSVNAMKVFTHCINHMRKHLLKDIEEKLAGEITMDDIHFVLTVPAIWDDTAKMFMREAAVDAGIKSDQLLIALEPEAASIYCQLMHLESNENKRFFLAGKEIGAKYMVLDLGGGTADITIHQLKEDGSLAELVPASGGSWGGTCIDKALNDFLTKVFGETVMKIFKTDPEYLEDYFEFWHRFEVKKRNFETKSNKNDEQNEKDKSESRFAIQIPLALTEIVAKQNKQDMKKMKSDAIITNAIQKSQYRNDLTFEYGKLFMKSSFFMTMFNPTTELIINHLKKLYLDIGQDLKVILMVGGFSECSVIQEAVKKEFERKCRVVVPNQAGLAVVKGAVYFGHQPDLITERVSRYTYGIQTWPAFNETKHDKSKRVVMDDGPRCRDVFFKFVAKGDKIKPGDKKSYIFKSLRPNADTLDCGVFISNEKNPKYVDDEGCAKLGTLNIPLDGVDRNVDIEESLIFGDTELHVTACNCINKMEYKVTFDLLSENINFS, from the exons ATGGCCGAGCAAAAACTAGGATCGTCCGTAAAAGAAAGGCCATCAAAGTGTACAAAACTGTTGGTGGCCGCGATAGACTTTGGAACTGTTTATTCCGGCTATGCTTATTCGTTCAAATCGGAATGGCCTAATGTTATGACCAACAAATGGAGTGGCGGAGATCTTCTCACATACAAGACACCGAGCGCCCTGTTGTTAAACCCAGACCAgtcttttaattcatttggaTTTGATGCTGAAAAAAGATATGCGTCGTTAACAGATGATG AAATCTTGGACCTGGCCAGGTTACGCTCGGACGATCACGTCAATCAAACTGGGTGCTATTGTTTCAAACGATTGACAAGCggcatcattttgaagtttgtacag agagtTCACAGAAAAACACAATGCATCGCCGAGAATGGCTTATCTGTAAATGCTATGAAAGTGTTTACTCATTGCATCAATCATATGAGAAAACATCTTCTGAAAGACATAGAGGAAAAACTGGCAGGCGAAATAACCATGGATGACATTCACTTTGTTCTGACTGTCCCTGCAATATGGGATGACACTGCAAAGATGTTTATGCGAGAAGCTGCTGTGGAT gcGGGAATAAAAAGCGACCAATTACTGATCGCGTTGGAACCCGAAGCAGCCTCTATATATTGTCAACTGATGCATTTAGAATCGAACGAAAACAAGCGATTTTTTCTGGCGGGAAAAGAAATTGGTGCAAAATATATGGTCCTTGATCTAGGAG GAGGAACAGCTGATATAACAATTCATCAGTTAAAGGAAGACGGGTCGCTAGCTGAGCTCGTCCCGGCGAGTGGAGGCAGTTGGGGAGGAACGTGCATCGATAAAGCCTTAAATGATTTTCTGACAAAAGTATTTGGGGAGACTGTCATGAAGATATTTAAGACCGATCCCGAGTATTTAGAAGATTATTTTGAGTTTTGGCACCGTTTTGAGGTCAAGAAGAGAAATTTCGAAACCAAGAGCAATAAGAACGatgaacaaaatgaaaaagataaatCCGAGTCTAGGTTTGCAATTCAAATTCCGCTGGCACTTACTGAGATTGttgcaaaacaaaataaacaagatatgaaaaaaatgaaatcggATGCAATCATAACCAACGCGATTCAAAAGTCACAATACAGGAATGATTTGACATTTGAATACGGCAAATTGTTTATGAAATCATCCTTTTTTATGACGATGTTTAATCCAACAACGGAACTTATTATCAATCATTTGAAAAAGCTTTACTTAGATATCGGACAGGATTTAAAAGTAATTCTAATGGTTGGGGGTTTTTCGGAGTGCAGCGTTATCCAAGAGGCTGTCAAAAAGGAGTTTGAAAGAAAATGCAGAGTGGTTGTTCCTAACCAGGCAGGTCTAGCCGTTGTCAAAGGAGCTGTCTACTTCGGTCACCAGCCAGACCTTATAACCGAGCGAGTCTCCAGGTACACATATGGAATTCAAACATGGCCGGCATTTAATGAGACTAAACATGACAAATCAAAACGAGTCGTAATGGACGATGGACCGAGATGCAGAGACGTATTTTTCAAATTCGTTGCCAAAGGAGATAAAATAAAGCCAGGAGACAAAAAGTCTTACATATTTAAATCTCTGAGACCAAATGCCGACACGCTCGATTGCGGGGTCttcatttcaaatgaaaagaaTCCAAAGTATGTGGACGATGAAGGGTGTGCAAAGCTTGGGACATTGAACATTCCACTTGATGGGGTCGACAGAAATGTCGATATAGAAGAATCTTTGATATTTGGAGACACAGAGCTACACGTGACTGCTTGCAACTGTATAAACAAAATGGAATACAAAGTAACGTTTGACCTGCTTTCCGAAAACATCAATTTCTCTTGA
- the LOC128193027 gene encoding heat shock 70 kDa protein 12A-like isoform X2, protein MAEQKLGSSVKERPSKCTKLLVAAIDFGTVYSGYAYSFKSEWPNVMTNKWSGGDLLTYKTPSALLLNPDQSFNSFGFDAEKRYASLTDDGKDCKKYFFFRRFKMILKSSLEKRVHRKTQCIAENGLSVNAMKVFTHCINHMRKHLLKDIEEKLAGEITMDDIHFVLTVPAIWDDTAKMFMREAAVDAGIKSDQLLIALEPEAASIYCQLMHLESNENKRFFLAGKEIGAKYMVLDLGGGTADITIHQLKEDGSLAELVPASGGSWGGTCIDKALNDFLTKVFGETVMKIFKTDPEYLEDYFEFWHRFEVKKRNFETKSNKNDEQNEKDKSESRFAIQIPLALTEIVAKQNKQDMKKMKSDAIITNAIQKSQYRNDLTFEYGKLFMKSSFFMTMFNPTTELIINHLKKLYLDIGQDLKVILMVGGFSECSVIQEAVKKEFERKCRVVVPNQAGLAVVKGAVYFGHQPDLITERVSRYTYGIQTWPAFNETKHDKSKRVVMDDGPRCRDVFFKFVAKGDKIKPGDKKSYIFKSLRPNADTLDCGVFISNEKNPKYVDDEGCAKLGTLNIPLDGVDRNVDIEESLIFGDTELHVTACNCINKMEYKVTFDLLSENINFS, encoded by the exons ATGGCCGAGCAAAAACTAGGATCGTCCGTAAAAGAAAGGCCATCAAAGTGTACAAAACTGTTGGTGGCCGCGATAGACTTTGGAACTGTTTATTCCGGCTATGCTTATTCGTTCAAATCGGAATGGCCTAATGTTATGACCAACAAATGGAGTGGCGGAGATCTTCTCACATACAAGACACCGAGCGCCCTGTTGTTAAACCCAGACCAgtcttttaattcatttggaTTTGATGCTGAAAAAAGATATGCGTCGTTAACAGATGATGGTAAAGATTGTAAGAAGTACTTCTTTTTTCGACGATTTAAGATGATTCTCAAATCTTCTCTGGAAaag agagtTCACAGAAAAACACAATGCATCGCCGAGAATGGCTTATCTGTAAATGCTATGAAAGTGTTTACTCATTGCATCAATCATATGAGAAAACATCTTCTGAAAGACATAGAGGAAAAACTGGCAGGCGAAATAACCATGGATGACATTCACTTTGTTCTGACTGTCCCTGCAATATGGGATGACACTGCAAAGATGTTTATGCGAGAAGCTGCTGTGGAT gcGGGAATAAAAAGCGACCAATTACTGATCGCGTTGGAACCCGAAGCAGCCTCTATATATTGTCAACTGATGCATTTAGAATCGAACGAAAACAAGCGATTTTTTCTGGCGGGAAAAGAAATTGGTGCAAAATATATGGTCCTTGATCTAGGAG GAGGAACAGCTGATATAACAATTCATCAGTTAAAGGAAGACGGGTCGCTAGCTGAGCTCGTCCCGGCGAGTGGAGGCAGTTGGGGAGGAACGTGCATCGATAAAGCCTTAAATGATTTTCTGACAAAAGTATTTGGGGAGACTGTCATGAAGATATTTAAGACCGATCCCGAGTATTTAGAAGATTATTTTGAGTTTTGGCACCGTTTTGAGGTCAAGAAGAGAAATTTCGAAACCAAGAGCAATAAGAACGatgaacaaaatgaaaaagataaatCCGAGTCTAGGTTTGCAATTCAAATTCCGCTGGCACTTACTGAGATTGttgcaaaacaaaataaacaagatatgaaaaaaatgaaatcggATGCAATCATAACCAACGCGATTCAAAAGTCACAATACAGGAATGATTTGACATTTGAATACGGCAAATTGTTTATGAAATCATCCTTTTTTATGACGATGTTTAATCCAACAACGGAACTTATTATCAATCATTTGAAAAAGCTTTACTTAGATATCGGACAGGATTTAAAAGTAATTCTAATGGTTGGGGGTTTTTCGGAGTGCAGCGTTATCCAAGAGGCTGTCAAAAAGGAGTTTGAAAGAAAATGCAGAGTGGTTGTTCCTAACCAGGCAGGTCTAGCCGTTGTCAAAGGAGCTGTCTACTTCGGTCACCAGCCAGACCTTATAACCGAGCGAGTCTCCAGGTACACATATGGAATTCAAACATGGCCGGCATTTAATGAGACTAAACATGACAAATCAAAACGAGTCGTAATGGACGATGGACCGAGATGCAGAGACGTATTTTTCAAATTCGTTGCCAAAGGAGATAAAATAAAGCCAGGAGACAAAAAGTCTTACATATTTAAATCTCTGAGACCAAATGCCGACACGCTCGATTGCGGGGTCttcatttcaaatgaaaagaaTCCAAAGTATGTGGACGATGAAGGGTGTGCAAAGCTTGGGACATTGAACATTCCACTTGATGGGGTCGACAGAAATGTCGATATAGAAGAATCTTTGATATTTGGAGACACAGAGCTACACGTGACTGCTTGCAACTGTATAAACAAAATGGAATACAAAGTAACGTTTGACCTGCTTTCCGAAAACATCAATTTCTCTTGA